GTCATGTGATATGAAAGTAACTTCCAATTCAATTTCCGATTTCGATCAATTTTCGAGATCAGATGattgaaatgaaagaaaaagCTTCGAATTTTCATGAAAGTAGTGGAACAGGGTTGGGAACTTTGGGAACTAATAATGAGATTAgtaaaatttaacaatttataatttcccGATAAAGGGTATATCCACTTTATTCTGCTCTAATATAAAGCAAAAAAGTATATCTACTTAATATTGTGTGTGATCGTTTCTGGCATGAATGATCGCCGTGGCATAGATTCAACAAATGTAGCTGTATTTTTTGGCGCGATTATGTTTCAATTACTGCCGTATTGTAAGGCttgttgaattattttcttgaatCTTAACTTTCAAAATAGTCAAAATAGACAAAAGAATTTGATTACCTTTTGATACGATAGCCCCGTCAATTCGAGGAGCTGTCTTTGATGAACGTCTTGATCGCATTGCTGGTATGAAAGAACCGAACTCCGTTTAGACTTTGTAACTAGTTCAGCTATCGTATTTTTACTTAGTCAGACGATATCAGCGATTTTCCGGTGGTGTTAGAGAAATTTGTGGGACTTTGGGCATATTGAAGCAACATACCATCAACTTTGATCACGAAGCCTTCCAAACAAGGAGAGACAACGGTTTGCAATGTTAACATTCGACGGAGTGGCAGGAACGGCATACATAGATAAaccttttttccatgttttgcATCCGTTTTTCAATTCTCCCGCCTATTGGTCACATGTTCGACGTGATTGAACAAATACATCCAAAGGCTACTAAAATATTACACGATTGACTTCGAATAGATTAGATATCTGTCAACAAAATTAAATCATTGGAATAAAAGAGAGCAAAGTATCATTCCGAGAACGCAGGTAATAAaaaatgtgctcccgtggccgagtggttagcgtcataactaacatgccgggtgttcgggttcgattcccgttctggtcgggggaatttttcgtcaaagaaatttcctccgacttgcactgtgatcacgcgtattctagagcttgccactcagaatgcattcaaggcgtgttatttggcatagaaatctcaactaagtactaataaaaatgacgcaagtaatactacgttgagacggcgaagttcctctaggaacgttagtgccattgaagaaaaagaagaaggtaATAAAAACCAATTTAAATTGGGTTGGTGAGATAAATTTACTAACTGCAGTATCCAACATCTCTCTGATTACCAATGTACTTCTCGACCTCTTTTGCTTTACACGACCCAGAAATGAAAAATAGTTATCTAATATGCCATCATCAACAAACCGCTGTGTGGTGTTTCCCTCACTTCATTCGATTCCCCAGAATTCAGCCCGAATTCTAGTGAATCTCACCGTCAGCGTAATCGATCGAACTGGCTTAGGTAATCGGAAAGATTTACGCGCGCAACGCGCATCGTACCGTTTTCCACGAATTCTCACGTATGTTGTTCTGACCCACAACACAGAATAGCCAGAACAATTACTCAATTAAAGTTCCCCCTCCTGACACAGAAGCAAGCGCCATCGTCACCAATGACGTTCGCTGCAAAGGACGCGCGGGCGCACACACGACGTCGTGATGCATCTCtgccgatgatgatgatgatgattcacGGACGGCGTACTGCTGGGATCTATTTATAACCCGAAAGGTATGACCGACCCTCTCCCCCACCACGATGCAGCGATTCCAGCGATTCTAATTCTAACCGGGGATGCCATATCTTCCCGAGCCCCGATCGCTGGGTGACATCTGTGCGAATGTGCGCAAAACGATTGGTTGTGAGATCACTCTCGGCCACTTCCACCTTCCCATCCATCGCACGAGAGGGCTCCTCACCTGTGAGTtagcgaaacaaaaaaaaagatcagtGTGTTATTACGTTATTCATGGCTTGGAAATTCCCTCGGCCAGAGCCTCGGCGATCTTGAGAGGTTTGCGCGCTGTAGCTTTCGCGATTCAAGTCAAGAGGCACAAAAGCGAAAAATGGATGCTAATCATCATCGCGTTGTGGGTTCATTGCGGGAGCAAGCAAGGGGTTTCCGAAGGTAGGGGGGAGGGATGATGATGAGGTAGAATATGACCAAAGTCGTCATCACGTTGAATTCACGACGGCCGGGTCGAGAACAATGCGAATGAATTAATTCATCTGTGTGGTTGGTCGTCGGGACTGGGGAACGCTTGGGTGAGCAGTTCGCGCAGGTGGATTAATAGATTTTCAGGAATTCTCGAACGCGCGCTGAACAGCGCACCAATACCAAGCCGAGCCGAAGTTATGGGTAGAACTAGTTTGCGAAATCACTCACCTGCGCTAGAGCATGCTTGAATGAGATTAGAGCCGGCTCGTCAGTCATAGATATGTTGCGGAAGACATTGAACGTAGTTCCGCAAATCTGCGAGCGCGTCTTTTTGTGAGGTTAGAGAGCAGTCTGCCAGATTTGGAGTGATGATGTTTATGTGCAATTCGAAACATTAAATGGGTGTTTTCTTTCGTTGTTGCTTTTGCAGACTCCACAGACCGTTCCGGCCGGTGATTATACGTCGGATTTCTTCGCCTCATACGCTGAGCTGTTCGACCTTTCGCTGCTGACGCCGAGTGATAGTCAAGTGCCATTGAGTCCCCAGTCCGAGCAACAGcgtcagcagcagcaacaacagttGCAGTCCGGTCTCCCGACCGCCAGTGCCAGTGAAGTGCTCGACTACATTCCGGCTACAATCTTCCATGACGTGCCTGAGTTGGTGCAGCAGCAGACTCTGCATCAGATGAAACAGGAGAAACCAACATCCTGGAACGAGAATATCGGCGAATCATCCTTGAAGTCCGTTTTGCTAGAGCAACTACAATCTGGCCCACAGTACCAGTACTATCCCAGCGCTTTGTTGAGCCCACCCCAGGAGCAGTACGCTGTATTTCCGCCATCGCCAACGCCCTCCATTCCGGACTTCCAAAGTCTCGGGGGCAACTTTGTCACCATTAAGCAGGAATATTGTTCACTTCCACCGTCTCCGCCGGACTCCAACGGTGCCCCGTCTCCGGTGCATTGCAGCGAAATAAAGACCGAGTTCGACGCCGAACCTTCCATCGACATTGATTCGCTGCTGGGTTCCTCAAGACAACTCGAGGAAGACAGCCCCAGCAAGCTGGAGTTCCAGATCTTGCGCGAGCACCTCCAGGACACCAGCTTCCAACGCAAGCACAACCTGAAACCAGTTGAGCTGGAGTCGTTGATCGGTGGCCTGACGACACGCGCCGACATCGGCTCGGTCTTTGAGCTCGCTCTGCAGGACGCCCAGGATGGCATTCAGGCGACCTGCAACGAGCTCGGCATCTCCGCCGGTAAGTTGCTGACAAAAAACATTCCGCCCCAGGAAAACCATTCGCTCAATAAAGATTACTTTCCAGATCCGCGCCAATGGACAACCAGCCAGGTTCAGCAATGGCTGCAGCTAACGATGAACAAGTACGGCCTCACGCCACTGGCCAACATTGCGGCGCTGTTCCCAGAAAGTGGCGACCAGCTGGCGCTGCTCTCGATGGACGAGTTCGTGCGTCGTATTCCACAGGTAAGTGGCAAGGCCGCGATTTCATAAGGCTTGCTTAATTCTGACGTCATGCTCGAATTATGCGTCCCGCACGTCTTCAACTCCCTTCACTCTCCTCTGTCCAACCATAATCCCCACAAGTACTAGTTTTGTTCGAGCTTCTCTTGGCTCGGCTcgtgtttttttcttgtttgcGCGTTTGCCTGTCGAACACCTTTCCTCGACCGAGCGCGTTGGAATCGGTTTTCACTTTCACCGATTGTATATGAAATTATGCTTTTTACCCGCCCCGCTATATTACCGCAACCGCCGTGTGTTTCCCCTGTTCCCCACCAACCGCGGTACTCCGGCGATAAAcatgtttgtttatttcagcagGCATTCCGTTCAAATATGATAGTGGCGTGCAAAAACAAAAACCGCACTCAATTCCACGGTTCCCTCCCAAAACTAACCGCAAAATTTCCTCTCTCTCGTCTTTCCCCCGCTCCCCAGGGTGGCGACAAACTGCACGGGCATCTCGAGCTGTGGAAGCAAATCTACCGCTCGACGATTGCTGTTGTTGGCACCACACCATCATCGTCGGGCACCTCGGAGGTGGCCAGCCCAGCCACCCAGGACTCCACCGGTTCCTTCGAAACGGAATCGCTGAACGGAGACATCAGTGATGGTAAGTACAATGAATGTGACCCCCTGGTGGCGGTTCTTGACGGAACTTTCCCTTCGAGAAATTTGCTTCACTATGGGAGATTTTCATACACgcaagtggacaaaaatattttcatagtttttttgACCCATCttatattttttctactttttattATCAAAACAAGTTGCTTAAGATCATTTGTGACTATATTACGGTCAAATTTTGATAGAGGCGTCTATTTTGTTATATAAAAAAAGTAAATTATACATGGCTTTGCTCGGAATTCAGCCTCTCTTCCTTTCAGTCTTCCCATTTTAGTACACTCTTAACCACCTCTAACGTATAATGAACATGCCTGTCAAGTTTGGTGAATATCGATCAAGGCGTTCCAAAATACGGTGGAATAAATTTAAATATACagacattccatgccaaaccgatatagtggttctcagatttttgtgaaaattggtagttttgttccttatcgtaaaACATTGGACCCGTATTCTTTTTATCtttccattagggtgcccaaaaatccgaaaaatcattttttgccactttttcccaaaaaatgacttttttttcaaaaactcataacttttgaactgatGAACCGATCctgatgatcgacacatcaaattaaagccaagtaGCCAGTAgtcttttttaaataatatactttgaaaaattttgaatttcactTTAGTAATTTTCTATTGTATTTGTCTTTTCTTTTGGACTAGACGGCGCTATAtttccttatatttttttcctgaaatctgagttttttttacataatatatatccaaaaatcagagatgtgattttgttgttttaaatttatgtttcaAAGTAAATCGATgacccaaaaaatcattttcccccttttttacaaaaaatgctttttcataaattaataatttttcaaatactGAACCGTTCTGGGTAATCGAAAGATCAATTAACTATTTCTGAAAACACTGAAAACAAGATGAAttgaaaattcataattcaAAAGCAAAGAGGAACAcatatctgatttttttatattttttgtaaaaaaaacctcaactttcaagaaaaaatattttaaaaaatatagcgctctctatctttaaccatataaactataaaaaaaaacaagtacaatgaataatcacaaaaacaaaacaaatttttttgcaaatgtgatATGTtctcaaagaagactagctcattggcttaaatttgataaatCGATCATGTGAATCCTATCCATTggtctccatctccatctccattggtccagtggttcaaaacttttttttaaccatcGATTAACTGTCTAAATTTTGGATATGTCATGAAAAAGAACCTCAGTTTTCAggaaacaatatttaaaaaaagaagGGGTTGTTATCCTTAGGCTTAGGACGTAgggctacgcaatcttttttttttttctaaatttgttggtttatcatttcggatattatttgcgaatacgtcaaaatttcataaataacttattagtaaaaagttccggggaccctgaaaaggtttaatggcttgcgtggttttgtagaatcatttcgaaaagcaacgattctttcttgcctttgggAGAACattacactaattggtcatatgtcgcaatttgtttctttttatcaatgcacgcattgcactaagtgtttaacgagaggcatcttctgtgcatcgccattcaacaagtatcaaacacgcgtctaacaggtacacacagttgcagcgataaaaatgaaacattgcgagaatgaccgtttatgaaaaatcgtttctcgactctcgatcAAAAACCGtgaacaaagctaggagcttgtgcACACAAAGAAAGATTCTGAGacgaacgaaactaccacttttcacggcactctgagaatcactatatcgatttAACGTGGAAtggtagggtgccaatgaaaatggtcatctcgaatttgaaAAAGTTAAAAAACACCCTCAAAAACCACCctataaaaaaattagaaaaaaaatgttttccaaaatcggcttttcagacggaatttttttttcgacaaatataatttttttgcagtttatCATCTTCATTTCTCGATATCTCGGGTATAGTTTCTGCTACAGTCCTGAAATTttgatctttttttcttttccctcCGCTCACACCCATCTCGAAGAAGCTCTGTCACTAACTTCCTGGAGTTGGGTaccattttttatgaaaaaaaaacaaaaaaaaaaacacacacccaCAAACAAGCAAGGATTTTAAAGGGCCTTTTCTTAGTTAAAGTGTCTACTTTCTATAGGAAATGTAGAAAAACAGATCGATGAAAGTTACTTCTCCGATTTTTGTCCGCCTGAAATCCCATAGTTCGGCGTTTGTTAACGCGTGCGTCAACAGGCGCGGGGCCACGCAAGCAGAGGTGACAGGGATGGATATGACTTCATCGATTCGCAACTTCGGTTGTTGGTGCTGCGCTACCTTGAAACGTGTGAAATCTTGGGGCGCTTATTTCGAAATTTGGCCTATGAATGTGATgcgcaaaaaattattttcatataatccCCGCTTGTTTGTTGACATTTACACGCCGCTCGGCGATAGACCTCAATAACCAATCTTAGACGGttttgtttgtgtgtgtgttcgTGTTGAATTATTCCGTTCGAAGCGCTTCATTGACAGTGTAAACAATGATTTGATAATTACTGGATTGCCGCCTTATCTCCTCTCGGGACGAGATTCCCCAGCATCCAGAGCGCGAATGCAAATCTCCGTTCGCGAATGCAAAtccgaaagaaagaaaaaggaaAGGTGTATTACCAtaactttttcctatttctcTTCCAACGCGATCTGCGCGATTCGCACAAACCCGTTTTTTTCCGAATGTGGTTACTGGAGTGGCTGCTTGAAATGGCGCGCACACATGGGCAACCGCATCACGTCCCGTTGTCTGTCTCCGATTTCCGTAGAAAGAAGAAACCCGGCATATGTAAGAGCGGGTTTGGGTAGCCCCCCAAGGTATCTTGGAGGGGACCAGTCCATCCAATCAACCGAACGTCCTTGAGGGTTACCTTTATCGTTATAAAAATCGCTTTTCTCCACCGCTCCGAAGTCGAGGCCGTTTGGTCGTCGTTCGTTCGGTTTGGGGGCTTTCTCCTCGAAGCTCGCACACTCAAAACTTGTACGGACCGCTCAGCTCTATGCCCCACACAAACCACAAACAGCGCAGTGGACATGTAATAGCGCACTTTGGCTCTTCGTCTTCTTTGTCTTCTTCGTGCTTTCTTGGGTACTGTCCACATCCATTTGTCCACTCGAGCGGTGAGAAGAGGTGggcaggcgaaaaaaatgcaagatcaCCTTTTACTTTGATTACGATAATCACTTTGTAGGCTGTATTTGTTGTTTACATTCATTTTccccgttttgtttttttttgttttttttaggtGTCCACAGTATTGATTGAACATTCTTCAGAATCATTGTTTTGATCATAGCTGCAAATTCTAATTTGGTGGGTTTGCTAACCTTTAATAAGATGGAACGGGTTTAtgaatgtaccgttctgaatcatatttcggacgcttaaggcatatgatgcaggaaACAGGTCtaagctttatgcacaggtattatttgcttgatattattaataaattagttcaatgtgCTTttgagctttctactttggtacctatttgattgaaaacataaaaaaatcatcgaataaaatgcttttcaaatgaatcgaataaaaatcaaacttcggacacgaaatcaaattttggacagattgaattcaaaattcggacactttattttgtaattttgacgtgggactacgtctaaccggaatatatggagggtaaaatgaaaacctaaacacagaacatgcaggaaaaaatgaaagatttcgaatgcttatagctcgagatgtttgcatcacttgatagggaatatttctacgcatctatcgcaactaacaaaatgttgtttttcattagataaacaattgaataactgtaaaatattaggcgttatctaaacgccctaactgcatcgttttgattggcccgatttatggtttccctaacacagccatcaaaatcaagcagccttggggaaatcggcattgcaaatacttgaaagtagggggacttttgttctcatcgaaaaatgttccctaacacagactttaaaaccaaacagtgaaatcggcattgcaaacacacgaaagagcctagaggcgagtgaactgaaaagtttaaaccctcttgaagccaaaaagaagaaaaagaacacacgaaagtagggggagcttttgttcctaccgaaatgtgttccctaatagagatttctaaaccaaggtgcctggaggaatcggtatttcaaattcatgcaagtcgggggtatttttgttccgactggaatgtgtttccctaacacagacttcaaatccatgaagcgtggggaaatcggcattgcgaattcatacaaatcgggggtatttttgttccgattgaaatgtgtttccctaacacagacttcaaaaccgaggtttctggggaaatcggctctgcaaataaatgcaaactgcgagtacttttgtcctcgcttgcctttgtgcagagtggaatatgtctgtcctaacatgatcttctaaacttaggaacctgggaaaatcgtgcagacactagaagcgaatgaacttcccagtttcaagcaaattcgagattcgagaagtatgtacacttttgggatgtaaacttcagagggaaatgtaaaataaaataatcgtttgataatttttttttgtctttattggaaagattttcagccttaggctggttcatcaaacgtgtGATAAtacttccgtacatatattttgttctagtcatcataccaaacgtaaaaggtccgtcattaaatttacttgtaacgaagaacaatcaatcacaataaatgaattgactttacacggcatttgttcatttttttcactcacagagcaaatatattgaactcaattgaatttggaaactgtttcattcaatcaagaatttaatcaatacaaacgaatgattgctaag
The Toxorhynchites rutilus septentrionalis strain SRP chromosome 2, ASM2978413v1, whole genome shotgun sequence genome window above contains:
- the LOC129767543 gene encoding DNA-binding protein D-ETS-4; protein product: MTQEVMFYPKETTPQTVPAGDYTSDFFASYAELFDLSLLTPSDSQVPLSPQSEQQRQQQQQQLQSGLPTASASEVLDYIPATIFHDVPELVQQQTLHQMKQEKPTSWNENIGESSLKSVLLEQLQSGPQYQYYPSALLSPPQEQYAVFPPSPTPSIPDFQSLGGNFVTIKQEYCSLPPSPPDSNGAPSPVHCSEIKTEFDAEPSIDIDSLLGSSRQLEEDSPSKLEFQILREHLQDTSFQRKHNLKPVELESLIGGLTTRADIGSVFELALQDAQDGIQATCNELGISADPRQWTTSQVQQWLQLTMNKYGLTPLANIAALFPESGDQLALLSMDEFVRRIPQGGDKLHGHLELWKQIYRSTIAVVGTTPSSSGTSEVASPATQDSTGSFETESLNGDISDDEDEEMPLDTSSISAQASTSGSVVTAAATTATSPSGTTKPRQGGSHIHLWQFLKELLATPDQHQGAIRWIDRSKGVFKIEDSVRVARLWGRRKNRPAMNYDKLSRSIRQYYKKGIMQKTERSQRLVYQFCHPYSL